A segment of the Desulfovibrio intestinalis genome:
TTAAATCACCAGCTTTTTCTGATTCTGAACGCTGACGAAACCTCACCAGTTTTTCTCATTGCAATTGCGCGGTTTCTGGCAGAATGGCCTATTGGCCTTGCTCTCATAATCGCTTTTTTCACCCTGGCCAGCCGAAAAACTGAACGTGTGGTGGTCATGCGTCTGCTGCTGACAGTGGCGCTCGCTATGTTTACAGCCTACGCGATCAGAAAAATCCATTACAATCCCCGTCCCTTTGTCATTGATTTGGGCCAGGCCTTTATTTCTCACGCAGCCACTTCATCCTTTCCCAGCTTTCACGGCACGCTGCTGTTCTCAATGGCCGCATCCCTGCTTTTCAGCCATAATGAGCGCTTTCCCGGTGTGTTGATCCTTCTGCTTGGCTTCATTACCGCGTGGGCACGAATATTCCTTGGTGTGCATTATCCTCTGGATATGTTTGGCGCTTTGGTTACAGCATTTCTTTCTGCTGCCATTGTTCACTGGTGTTTTCTTTTTCGCAGGCACCCGGCATAGTTTCACAGAAATGCACTTTCTGCTGCGAAGCCACCGAAGAAGATGATGTGGGGGGCGGCAAAGCCTTCCCCGCACAATCGCAACTGCAATTCATCGTCTCTCTCTTGCTCTCTTACTGGCAAAGGCTGCCACAAATACAGCTCCGCTATTTTTCTACCAGTAAGCACCAGAGCGAGAGCCACATACATTTTGGGAGAACATACTCTCAAAATCACGCTGTCCTGCCATATTCGCACTTTTTGCCCTCCCGCAGTTGAACCCGAGCTACCCCCACTTCTTTCCTTGTTTCTTGCCCCAACAACCGAACCCGCGCTCGACTGTCCACTCCTTGTCCATTCCTGGCATTACCCGCCTATACCCACTTATAAGCGCCACCTCTGGGCCGCGTACACAGTACTGCCCGGCTGTAGATTCCTTTTCGCCGAAAACAAAAAGATTGACACATTTCAATAAAAGTTGAAATGTCACGGCATGGATGTAACGCAAGCCAGCACTCTTTTTGAAGCCCTGTCTTCAGGCGTACGCCTTGAGCTGTTCAGACTGCTTGTACGTTTTGCTCCTGATGGCCTTGTGGCTGGCGAAATTGCCAAGCATCTCCAAATACCAGCCACCAATCTTTCATTTCATCTCAAAGGGCTTTTGCACACCGGGCTTATTTCTGTGGAAAAAGAAGGCCGCTTTCTGCGCTACCGGGCCAATATTCCCCTTATGCTGGACACAATCGCCTACCTGACAGAAGAGTGTTGCGCAGGCCACCCCGAAAAGTGCGCACAATACCGCAAACAAAGCTCGGTGGCTGACGCAGTGCTGCCTTCATGCCGCTGCAAGTAACCCTGCTACAAGTGACTTCTCTTTTTTTGCCATAACATTTCAA
Coding sequences within it:
- a CDS encoding undecaprenyl-diphosphatase, which codes for MYSLNHQLFLILNADETSPVFLIAIARFLAEWPIGLALIIAFFTLASRKTERVVVMRLLLTVALAMFTAYAIRKIHYNPRPFVIDLGQAFISHAATSSFPSFHGTLLFSMAASLLFSHNERFPGVLILLLGFITAWARIFLGVHYPLDMFGALVTAFLSAAIVHWCFLFRRHPA
- a CDS encoding ArsR/SmtB family transcription factor, with translation MDVTQASTLFEALSSGVRLELFRLLVRFAPDGLVAGEIAKHLQIPATNLSFHLKGLLHTGLISVEKEGRFLRYRANIPLMLDTIAYLTEECCAGHPEKCAQYRKQSSVADAVLPSCRCK